The Macrobrachium nipponense isolate FS-2020 chromosome 19, ASM1510439v2, whole genome shotgun sequence genome contains a region encoding:
- the LOC135213891 gene encoding WD repeat-containing protein 17-like yields the protein MHHSHLVKCSLAMAAEHEIDSNRGSGVGSRKYSTSESQEALAESYLRCGALQQYCELMIRLHQWDHALALAPAVSVDYWRKLVARPS from the exons ATGCATCATTCACATCTCGTTAAGTGTTCATTG GCAATGGCAGCAGAGCACGAGATTGACTCCAACCGGGGAAGCGGAGTAGGCAGCCGTAAATATTCTACCAGCGAAAGCCAGGAGGCCCTTGCAGAATCCTATCTACGCTGTGGTGCTCTCCAGCAGTACTGTGAACTGATGATCCGTCTGCATCAGTGGGATCACGCCCTTGCTCTGGCTCCAGCTGTGTCTGTAGATTACTGGAGAAAACTTGTTGCTAG GCCATCTTGA